Proteins encoded in a region of the Aquila chrysaetos chrysaetos chromosome 25, bAquChr1.4, whole genome shotgun sequence genome:
- the MARF1 gene encoding meiosis regulator and mRNA stability factor 1 isoform X2, whose product MMEGNRTENLCNRSFGWLQREENDAKPWLWKLSNCFSAAEKSLPCSAKTDYMENKKAAVELKDASSPHNAGSKLFPAVPLPDVHPLQQQQIQLSPGPKVSCCAHGSDSSCTPQMHCGGGGGGGNLIHPGTILDSKSTGTITCQVGSGFAYPSAPSLKSPPTRSNLAGIASEFPGMCVENSVSSCQHLPCCGKLHFQSCHGNVHKLHQFPALQSCTSSGYFPCSEFTTGAAGHLDEHIAQSELTSRVCANPLHLNMAPSVCLKGSHYCNDCLSKPTRNSLVDAAKIWPNIPPPSAQTAPAPIPICNGCGTKGTGNEKSLLLASSLGKSPQKYGSPEVAITGQVLENLPPIGVFWDIENCSVPTGRSAIAVVQRIREKFFKGHREAEFICVCDISKENKEVIQELNNCQVTVAHINATAKNAADDKLRQSLRRFADTHTAPATVVLVSTDVNFALELSDLRHRHGFRIILVHKNQASEALLHHAHELICFEEFISDLPPRLPLKMPACHTLLYVYNLPTNRDSKSVSNRLRRLSDNCGGKVLSISGSSAILRFLNQESAERAWKRMENEDVFGNRIVVSFTPKNKELNETKSSSSVGTEKVKSPKKVNKNTKLCLLNKDSSDQSSGTKGSAGRGFQTHGSIIKPTNVKSLQELCHLESKTISRNTENQQEHLREQIPSPQSNSNAAIPVSLTTKKIGTGESSCKSSQKKETSASRSITNSPVDKKDKDETVFQVSYPSAFSKLTASRQLSPLLMSQSCWSSRSMSPNISNRSSPLTFNVVNHTGGTDCPDPFANGTDIQISNIDYRLSRKELLQNLQEIFSRHGKVKSVELSPHTDYQLKATVRMENLQEAISAVNSLHRYKIGSKRIQVSLATGAASKSLSLLSSETMSILQDAPACCLPVFKFTEIYEKKFGHKLIVSDLYKLTDTVAIRDQGSGRLVCLLPSSQARQSPLGSSQSHDGSSANCSPIIFEELEYHEPVCKQHCLNKDFIEHEFDPDSYRIPFVILSLKTFAPQVHSLLQTHEGTVPLLSFPDCYMSEFNDLEMVPEGQGGVPLEHLITCVPGVNIATAQNGIKVIKWIHNKPPPPTTDPWLLRSKSPVGNPQLIQFSREVIDLLKSQPSCVIPVSKFIPTYHHHFAKQCRVSDYGYSKLMELLEAVPHVLQILGMGSKRLLTLTHRAQVKRFTQDLLKLLKSQASKQVIVREFLQAYHWCFSKDWDVTEYGVCELADIISEIPDTTICLSQQDNEMVICIPKRERTQEEIERTKQFSKEVVDLLRHQPHFRMPFNKFIPSYHHHFGRQCKLAYYGFTKLLELFEAIPDVLLVLECGDEKILTLTEVEQVKAIAAQFVKLLRSQKDNCLMMTDLLTEYSKTFGYTLRLHDYDVSSVPALMQKLCHVVKVVDTESGKQIQLINRKSLRTLTAQLLVLLMSWDGTSFLSVEQLKQHYETTHSTSLNPCEYGFMTLTELLKSLPYLVEVFTNGATEEYVKLTNLYMFAKNVRSLLHTYHYQQIFLHEFSLAYSKYTGEVLQPKAYGCNNLEELLGAIPQVVWIKGHGHKRIVVLKNDMKTRFSSPSFPPADHVDDHGNQLADSNGHIMDTPGSTSSMELSLGTPNNVSNQTEQELLCLTNTSPIDLLCEPVPSCLPSPQLRPDPVVLESADLIQFEERPAPLSEIMILTEEEKQRIVTTAQEKLTSGSVVSNTTENASVSPCQSSETQLNKEAMDSPAKKQHKNKVKLAANFSLAPATKL is encoded by the exons gATTACATGGAGAACAAGAAAGCTGCTGTAGAATTGAAGGATGCTTCATCTCCTCATAATGCTGGCTCTAAACTGTTTCCAGCAGTACCGCTTCCTGATGTTCATCctcttcagcaacagcaaataCAGCTTTCACCTGGCCCAAAAGTAAGCTGCTGTGCTCATGGCTCTGACTCGTCTTGTACTCCACAAATGCATTgtggcggtggtggtggtggtggtaactTGATTCACCCTGGCACAATATTAGACTCAAAAAGCACTGGGACGATTACATGTCAAGTAGGGTCAGGATTTGCTTATCCGTCTGCACCTTCACTGAAGAGCCCTCCAACTAGAAGCAATTTGGCAGGCATTGCAAGTGAGTTCCCTGGCATGTGCGTAGAAAACAGTGTATCTTCCTGTCAACATCTGCCCTGTTGTGGAAAACTCCATTTTCAGTCCTGTCATGGTAATGTGCACAAACTGCATCAGTTTCCAGCCCTTCAGAGCTGCACATCTTCTGGCTATTTTCCTTGTTCTGAATTCACAACTGGGGCTGCAGGTCACTTGGATGAGCATATTGCACAGTCGGAGCTAACGTCGCGTGTGTGCGCCAACCCTTTGCACCTAAACATGGCACCTTCAGTTTGTTTAAAGGGCTCTCACTACTGCAATGACTGCTTGAGCAAG CCAACCAGAAACAGCCTAGTTGATGCTGCTAAAATCTGGCCAAATATTCCTCCTCCAAGTGCACAGACTGCACCTGCTCCTATCCCAATATGTAATGGCTGTGGAACCAAAGGAACAGGAAATGAGAAGAGTTTGCTACTGGCAAGCAGCCTTGGCAAATCACCGCAGAAATATG GGTCTCCGGAAGTTGCAATAACAGGCCAAGTTCTGGAAAACTTGCCCCCCATTGGAGTCTTCTGGGATATTGAAAACTGTTCAGTTCCCACTGGCCGTTCAGCTATAGCAGTTGTACAGAGGATTCGTGAAAAGTTTTTTAAAGGTCACAGAGAAGCAGAATTCATCTGCGTGTGTGACattagtaaagaaaataaagaagttattCAGGAGCTAAACAACTGCCAG GTGACTGTTGCACACATCAATGCTACAGCAAAGAATGCTGCTGATGACAAACTCAGACAGAGTCTTAGGAGATTTGCTGATACACACACTGCACCTGCCACTGTGGTTCTTGTGTCAA cgGATGTAAACTTTGCTTTGGAACTCAGTGACCTGAGACATCGACATGGTTTTCGGATAATTTTGGTACATAAAAACCAAGCTTCAGAAGCACTTTTACATCATGCTCATGAGcttatttgttttgaagaatttaTTTCAGACTTGCCACCAAGGTTACCGCTGAAAATGCCG GCATGCCATACCCTATTATATGTTTATAACCTGCCAACAAACAGAGACAGCAAAAGTGTCAGTAATAGACTCAGGCGTTTGTCAGACAACTGTGGAGGGAAGGTGCTGAGCATTTCTGGAAGCAGTGCAATTCTCCGTTTCTTAAATCAAGAAAGTGCTGAACGGGCTTGGAAGCGAATGGAAAATGAAGATGTGTTTGGTAACAGGATTGTAGTGTCTTTTACTCCCAAAAACAAAGAacttaatgaaacaaaaagctcCAGCTCTGTGGGAACTGAAAAGGTGAAGTCTCCCAAAAAAGTTAACAAGAATACAAAGCTGTGCCTCCTCAACAAAGACTCAAGTGATCAGTCTTCTGGTACCAAAggctctgctgggagaggaTTCCAGACTCATGGATCTATCATCAAACCCACAAATGTTAAAAGTTTACAG GAGCTGTGCCACCTTGAATCAAAGACCATCAgtagaaatactgaaaaccagcaagaaCATTTAAGAGAACAAATTCCTTCTCCTCAGAGTAACTCTAATGCAGCGATTCCAGTGTCTCTGACAACCAAAAAGATTGGAACGGGAGAATCATCCTGTAAAAGTAGTCAgaa AAAAGAGACCTCTGCTTCCAGGAGCATTACCAATTCTCCTGTagataaaaaagataaagatgaaactgtatttcaggTCAGCTATCCCTCTGCTTTCAGTAAGTTGACGGCCTCCAGACAACTCAGTCCTTTACTCATGTCTCAGAGTTGCTGGTCATCTCG GAGTATGTCTCCAAACATCTCAAATAGATCATCTCCACTCACGTTTAATGTAGTAAACCATACCGGTGGTACAGACTGCCCTGATCCTTTTGCAAATGGTACAGACATTCAGATCAGCAATATAGATTACAGATTGTCCAGAAAAGAGTTGCTGCAAAATTTACAAGAAATTTTCTCAAGACATGGCAAG GTAAAAAGTGTAGAGCTCAGTCCTCATACGGACTACCAGTTGAAAGCTACAGTTCGGATGGAAAATCTGCAAGAAGCCATCAGTGCTGTCAACAGTCTTCACAGATACAAAATTGGCAGTAAAAGGATCCAGGTCTCATTAGCAACGGGAGCTGCTAGTAAATCACTCTCTCTACTTAG CTCAGAAACGATGTCCATTCTGCAGGATGCACCTGCTTGTTGTCTGCCTGTGTTCAAATTTACAGAAATctatgaaaaaaa atttgGGCATAAGTTAATTGTATCAGACTTATATAAACTAACGGATACTGTGGCAATCCGTGACCAAGGAAGTGGGCGGCTGGTGTGCCTTTTACCCAGCAGCCAAGCCCGCCAGAGTCCACTGGGATCTTCACAGTCACATGATGGTTCATCAGCAAACTGTAGTCCTATAATATTTGAAGAGTTGGAATATCACGAGCCTGTTTGTAAGCAGCATTGCCTGAATAAAGACTTTAT TGAGCATGAGTTTGATCCAGATTCTTACAGAATTCCTTTTGTGATTTTGTCTCTGAAGACATTTGCTCCCCAAGTTCACAGTCTTCTACAGACACATGAGGGTACTGTGCCTTTACTAAg ttttCCTGATTGTTATATGTCAGAGTTCAATGATCTTGAAATGGTGCCAGAAGGCCAGGGTGGTGTTCCTTTAGAACATCTAATTACCTGTGTTCCTGGAGTTAACATTGCCACTGCCCAAAATGGCATTAAAGTTATTAAATGGATACATAACAAACCACCACCTCCTACTACAg atccTTGGCTTCTACGTTCTAAGAGCCCTGTAGGTAATCCACAACTTATTCAGTTCAGTAGAGAAGTGATAGATCTACTTAAAAGCCAACCGTCCTGCGTCATACCTGTCAGTAAATTCATCCCAACATACCATCATCACTTTGCAAAACAATGCCGTGTGTCTGACTACGGGTATTCTAAATTAATGGAGCTGCTAGAAGCGGTGCCTCATGTACTGCAA attcttGGTATGGGTTCCAAACGCTTGTTAACTCTAACGCACAGAGCTCAAGTGAAGCGCTTTACTCAAGACTTACTGAAGCTTCTCAAATCCCAGGCCAGTAAGCAAGTTATTGTGAGGGAATTCTTACAGGCTTATCACTG GTGTTTCTCTAAGGACTGGGATGTTACTGAGTACGGAGTTTGTGAATTGGCTGATATAATATCAGAAATTCCAGATACAACCATCTGTTTGTCACAGCAAGACAATGAAATGGTAATTTGTATTCCCAAAAGAG aacgtacacaagaagaaattgaaagaaCCAAACAATTTTCTAAGGAGGTAGTAGACTTACTGCGCCATCAACCTCATTTTCGAATGCCCTTCAATAAATTTATTCCTTCTTATCACCACCACTTTGGTCGTCAGTGCAAACTTGCTTACTATGGTTTTACAAAACTACTTGAACTCTTTGAAGCCATACCAGATGTCTTACTT gTATTGGAATGTGGGGACGAGAAAATTCTCACACTCACGGAGGTGGAACAAGTCAAAGCAATTGCTGCCCAGTTTGTTAAACTGCTGCGGTCTCAGAAAGACAACTGCCTTATGATGACTGATTTACTGACAGAGTACAGTAAAACATTTGGATACACACTGCGTCTTCATGACTATGATGTTAGCTCAGTTCCAGCTTTAATGCAGAAACTTTGCCATGTTGTAAAG GTTGTTGACACAGAGTCTGGCAAGCAAATTCAGCTGATAAATAGAAAATCTCTGCGGACTCTGACTGCCCAATTGCTAGTCTTGTTGATGTCCTGGGATGGAACGTCCTTTCTCTCTGTTGAACAGCTTAAACAGCATTATGAAACAACACACAGTACTTCACTTAATCCATGTGAATATGGATTTATGACCTTAACTGAACTCCTGAAGAGTCTGCCTTACTTGGTTGAA GTTTTTACCAATGGTGCAACAGAAGAATATGTGAAGCTTACAAATCTGTATATGTTTGCAAAGAATGTAAGGTCCTTACTTCACACTTACCATTATCAGCAGATCTTTCTTCACGAGTTCTCACTAGCATATAGCAAATACACAGGAGAAGTGCTGCAACCTAAAGCATATGGCTGCAATAATTTAGAAGAGCTCTTGGGAGCAATTCCACAG gTGGTCTGGATTAAAGGGCATGGCCATAAGAGAATTGTGGTACTAAAGAATGATATGAAAA CTCGTTTTAGCTCACCTAGTTTTCCCCCTGCTGATCATGTGGATGATCATGGAAATCAACTTGCTGACAGTAATGGACATATTATGGACACCCCAGGATCCACTTCATCAATGGAACTAAGTCTAGGAACACCTAACAATG tttctAATCAAACTGAGCAAGAACTTCTTTGCCTCACAAATACATCTCCCATTGACCTCTTGTGTGAGCCAGTTCCTTCCTGCCTACCATCTCCGCAGCTGAGACCCGATCCAGTGGTTCTTGAGTCTGCAGACCTCATTCAGTTTGAGGAACGCCCTGCACCTCTCTCTG aGATAATGATtttaacagaagaagaaaaacaaagaattgtTACCACAGCTCAAGAAAAATTGACCTCTGGTTCTGTGGTATCTAACACCACAGAGAATGCTTCAGTGTCTCCCTGTCAGTCCTCTGAAACCCAACTAAACAAGGAAGCAATGGACAGCCCAGccaaaaagcaacacaaaaacaAGGTGAAATTGGCAGCAAACTTTTCACTTGCACCTGCAACCAAGCTttaa